TATGACTCTAACGGCGGTATCTGGATGAGAAGCCATCACTACATGCGATGACATTAACCCTATTTTTCAAACGGTCGAGGGCTCAAGAGCACACGCTTCGATTCATTCGTGAAGCAAGCGTGGTATTTTTCAGACTTTTAGCATCGTATTGACATATATCCGTAACGGATATAGTTTAAGGTATGGCTAAAAAGAACACACCCAATAAACCCCTTACGCCAGCAGTGTTTCATATCCTTCTCGCCCTCTCCATACAGGAGAGCCATGGCTATGAAATCATGAAGCAGGTCGAGTCGGATTCACAGGGAAAGGTAAAGATGGGGCCTGGAACGCTCTACGGCTCGATTGGTCGCATGATTGAGGCGGGATTGATCCGTGAGAGCGACAAAAAGATAGACCCAAAAATGGACGACGAGCGGCGGATCTACTACACAATCACCGCGCTCGGTAAAAAAGCACTCGCTGCGGAATTGGAGCGATACCGCGAAATTCTAATGGTTGCTCAACAAAAACGGATCTTTCCGAATACTTTTGCGTACGACACATGAACGAACGCTTAATACGACGATATCGGTACTGGTATGCAAAACTGCTTCGTCTCTACTCGAAGCCTTACTATGAGCGCTTTGGTGAGGGGATGAAGCAAACTTTCACCGATCTTCTCCGAGAGCGTGCAGAGGGAGGACGAGGATTATTTGGTTATGCTCTTTGGCTGTTCGTCGAAACATCCGCAGGAATTATGAGAGAGAACATAACATCTATCATTATGCAAAATAAAAACATTATTTACCTTGCACTGGGAACAGCATCCATATTGCTGATGCCCTTGATAGCGATGCTGTTTACCAATCAGGTAGTTTGGGATCTATTCGACTTCATTGTCGCTGGTACCCTCATCTTTGGCACGGGTCTCGCCTATGAACTAGTAGCGAAGAAAGGGGGCACTATGGCATACCGCGTAGCTGTCGGCATTGCACTCGCGGCAGCGTTCCTCCTCGTCTGGATGAATCTTGCTGTTGGTATCATTGGGTCTGAGGACAACCCTGTTAACCTGATGTATTTCGGAGTGGTCGCCATTGGAATCCTCGGTGCCACCATCGTGCGTTTACGGCCACAGGGAATGGCACGTACGTTGTTTGCAACAGCACTCGCTCAAGCATTGGTTCCCGTGATCGCACTGATTATCAAGAAGCCCCAAGTGACCTCGGTAGAAGCCTCCATGGGGGTGTTGGGTGTATTGGGTCTGAATGCTTTTTTCGTCATGATGTTTATCGGGTCCGCTTTGCTGTTTCGACGCTCCAGAATCAGGCTATGAATTGGAGCTGATTCTATGCAATGCCGCAGTGTTGATTCGCTAATGTTAAAGACAGTTTGGAGGTACATTGGAAAACTCTGATATCCGCCTCAATAATTAGGCTATTTGTTAGCCAAAAGATTCTTTAATTGAGGTGCGATCGCACCTCAATTACCACACTAGAGAAAGTCCACAGCCAATCTGATGTAACTAGCTAGGTTCCTCTGAGACTTTAACGACCAGTTTTCCCTTCTTGTTACCGTCGAAAAGTTTTAGAATTGCTTTCGGTGCATTTTCCAAGCCCTCGACAACCTCCAGAGAATATTTAATTTTTCCCTGATTGAGCCACTGTCCAAGGTCGCTAATCGCTTCAGACCATCGGGGAATATAATCGAGGATAATAAACCCCTGCACATGAATACGCTTCATCAGAATTTGGCTGTAATTATAAGGGCCGGGAACAGGCTCTGTTGCGTTATAAGTTGAGATCAAACCGCATAGAGGAATACGTGCGTGCAGATTAGTTTTGGTCAGCACAGCATCAAGAATAGAGCCCCCAACATTATCGAAATAAACGTCAATTCCATCGGGGCAGGCTTGTGCGATCGCACTTTCCAAGTCAACGGTTTTATAGTTAATCGCTGCATCAAATCCAAGTTCTTCAACAAGCCAGCGGCATTTCTCATCAGAGCCAGTTATACCCACCACACGACAGCCTTTAATCTTGGCAATTTGTCCAACAATGGAACCAACTGCGCCTGCTGCTGCTGACACGACCACAGTTTCCCCTTCTTTAGCCTGTCCAATATCCAAGAGCCCAAAATAAGCCGTACAACCCGTAAGTCCTAGGGGTCCCACAAATGCCGTGAGCGGACAGGGCAAAGGGTCAGGTAGTCGTGTGAGGGAAAAGCCACTGTTCCCTTCAGCGATCGCATAATCTTGCCAACCCAGCAGACCCGAAACCAAATCTCCCTGTTTAAAGTTTGGATTCTTAGATTCTTCAACCACACCGATAATAGCGCCGCGCATGACTTCCCCAATTTCAACGGGAGGCATATACTGCTCCATGTCGCTCATCCAAATGCGATTGGTGGGGTCTAGCGAGAGATAGATAGTCCGTACCAAGATCTCACCTTCTTGAGGGCTGGGGATTGGTTCTTCCCGATACTCAAAATCGCTTTCCTTGATATCACCAACCGGACGGGATGCCAAGCGTAACTGCCGATTTATCCCTGTTTTCATAACTTTATCCTTGAGTAATCCTATTCATAAGTACTTGCACAGCTTCACCAGTTTTTCAAAAACGGTAGCCCAACATTCGCAAGTACAGCCCCTTTCACTTTTGAATGAATGTCATAGGTTAAATTCAATGCGAACGAAGGCACTAACTCGACATTATTTATTTCGTTGTCATCATTCTTCAACAGATATTCCATTGACACCACGCAAGTTCCTCCAGGTAAACCGCAACTTATCGTGAAGCGTGGTATTCTTCGGGAAAAAAGGCCCTAATTCGGTGGTTTGCCATTCGTACAAAAGGATTCGGCCCCTCATAAAAAATAAAAAAGTAAAAAGACTCGCTTTGCTCTTTAAAATCCGGCAATTTGCTTATGGATACCAGTACCAAGAAATCCAAGCGCAGTAAAGTTGCCTCTACACGAGTGAGAGGGGTGGTTCTGTCGCCGCATGGATGGCAGCGGTTTCAAGCGGCAAAACAGCAGGCAGAGTCGGAGGAAGCCTGGGGTAAGCGGTTCACGCAGGAAGATCTCATCGAGCGCACAGAACTATCCTCCAACACTCTATCCCGGATCCTCAATCGCGAACTTGGTGTCGATCGGCAGTCGCTAGAGATCCTTTTTCAGGCATTTGGGTTAGAACTCACAAAGGCTGATTATGCACCCCCTGTCGCAGCCTCCAAAACGCTAGAGTCGCAGCGAGAAGATCCTCAGCAAGACTGGGATAGTGCGGTTGATGCCTCAGTGTTTTATGGTCGCGAAACCGAATTGGCGCAACTGTGGCAGTGGGTAGTGGCTGAACGTTGCCGCGTAGTTGGGCTACTGGGGCTTGGTGGGATTGGCAAAAGTACGATTGCCGTCAAAGCAGCGCTACAGATGCGGTCTGAGTTTGAGATTGTGGTGT
Above is a genomic segment from Pseudanabaena sp. FACHB-2040 containing:
- a CDS encoding PadR family transcriptional regulator; translation: MAKKNTPNKPLTPAVFHILLALSIQESHGYEIMKQVESDSQGKVKMGPGTLYGSIGRMIEAGLIRESDKKIDPKMDDERRIYYTITALGKKALAAELERYREILMVAQQKRIFPNTFAYDT
- a CDS encoding NADP-dependent oxidoreductase is translated as MKTGINRQLRLASRPVGDIKESDFEYREEPIPSPQEGEILVRTIYLSLDPTNRIWMSDMEQYMPPVEIGEVMRGAIIGVVEESKNPNFKQGDLVSGLLGWQDYAIAEGNSGFSLTRLPDPLPCPLTAFVGPLGLTGCTAYFGLLDIGQAKEGETVVVSAAAGAVGSIVGQIAKIKGCRVVGITGSDEKCRWLVEELGFDAAINYKTVDLESAIAQACPDGIDVYFDNVGGSILDAVLTKTNLHARIPLCGLISTYNATEPVPGPYNYSQILMKRIHVQGFIILDYIPRWSEAISDLGQWLNQGKIKYSLEVVEGLENAPKAILKLFDGNKKGKLVVKVSEEPS